A genomic region of Staphylococcus roterodami contains the following coding sequences:
- a CDS encoding molybdopterin molybdotransferase MoeA, whose amino-acid sequence MVVEKRNPIPVKEAIQRIVKQQSTMPSQKVSLENSLGHILAEDIVATYDIPRFDKSPYDGFAIRSIDSQGASGQHRIEFKVIDHIGAGSVSNKVVGEHKAVRIMTGAQIPEGADAVVMFEQTIELEDTFTIRKPFTKNENISLKGEETTTGDIVLKKGQVINPGAIAVLATYGYTEVQVIKQPSVAVIATGSELLDVSDPLEDGKIRNSNGPMIHALAEKLGLEVGIYKTQKDDLESGIQIVKEAMSNHDIVITTGGVSVGDFDYLPEIYKAVNAEVLFNKVAMRPGSVTTVAFANGKYLFGLSGNPSACFTGFELFVKPAVKHMCGALEVFPQVVKATLMEDFSKANPFTRFIRAKATLTSAGATVVPSGFNKSGAVVAIAHANCMIMLPGGTRGFKAGHTVDVILTESEAAEEELHL is encoded by the coding sequence ATGGTAGTAGAAAAAAGAAACCCGATTCCGGTTAAAGAAGCAATACAACGCATCGTTAAGCAACAAAGTACAATGCCATCACAAAAGGTTTCACTTGAAAATAGTTTAGGTCATATTTTAGCGGAAGATATTGTTGCTACATACGATATTCCTAGATTTGATAAATCACCATACGATGGTTTTGCTATACGTAGCATTGATTCACAAGGTGCAAGTGGTCAACATCGCATCGAATTTAAAGTAATTGATCATATTGGTGCTGGATCAGTTTCTAATAAAGTTGTAGGTGAGCACAAGGCAGTAAGAATTATGACTGGGGCACAAATTCCGGAAGGTGCAGATGCAGTCGTTATGTTTGAACAAACTATCGAACTTGAAGATACATTTACAATCCGAAAACCTTTTACTAAAAATGAAAATATTTCTTTGAAAGGCGAGGAGACAACAACTGGAGATATTGTGCTGAAAAAAGGGCAAGTGATTAACCCAGGTGCCATAGCGGTATTAGCAACGTATGGTTATACTGAGGTTCAAGTTATTAAACAACCAAGCGTTGCTGTCATTGCAACAGGAAGTGAATTGTTAGATGTCAGTGACCCATTAGAAGATGGGAAAATTCGTAATTCTAATGGGCCTATGATTCATGCTTTAGCTGAAAAATTAGGTCTTGAAGTAGGTATTTATAAAACGCAAAAAGATGATTTAGAAAGTGGTATTCAAATTGTTAAAGAGGCCATGAGTAATCATGATATCGTGATTACAACTGGTGGTGTTTCTGTAGGAGACTTTGATTATCTACCGGAAATTTATAAAGCGGTAAATGCTGAGGTACTATTTAATAAAGTTGCAATGCGTCCTGGTAGTGTCACAACAGTAGCATTTGCAAATGGTAAATACTTATTTGGCTTATCTGGGAATCCATCAGCATGTTTCACTGGATTTGAACTATTTGTCAAACCAGCTGTGAAACATATGTGTGGTGCGCTAGAAGTCTTTCCACAAGTAGTTAAAGCAACTTTAATGGAAGACTTTTCAAAAGCAAATCCATTCACTCGTTTTATTCGTGCAAAGGCGACATTAACTAGTGCCGGTGCGACTGTAGTGCCTTCTGGATTTAATAAATCAGGTGCAGTTGTTGCGATTGCACATGCAAACTGTATGATAATGCTACCTGGAGGTACACGTGGTTTCAAAGCAGGTCATACTGTTGATGTGATTTTGACAGAATCAGAAGCTGCTGAAGAGGAACTACATTTATGA
- the moaC gene encoding cyclic pyranopterin monophosphate synthase MoaC yields the protein MTEFTHINQQGHAKMVDVSDKNITKRTAVAHSSITVNETIYNQITTNTNAKGNVLNTAQIAGIMAAKNTSTIIPMCHPLPLTGIDINFQWDETQAPSYTLNIQTTVSTTGKTGVEMEALTAASATALTIYDMTKAVDKGMIIGETYLESKSGGKSGDYHR from the coding sequence ATGACTGAATTTACTCATATTAATCAACAAGGTCATGCTAAAATGGTCGACGTTTCTGACAAAAACATTACAAAAAGAACTGCTGTCGCTCATTCAAGTATTACTGTAAACGAAACCATTTATAATCAAATAACCACAAATACCAATGCCAAAGGTAACGTATTAAATACTGCACAAATTGCTGGTATTATGGCGGCTAAAAATACTTCAACAATTATACCTATGTGTCATCCTTTACCATTGACTGGCATAGATATTAATTTTCAATGGGATGAAACACAGGCACCAAGCTATACATTAAATATACAAACAACAGTCTCAACTACTGGCAAAACTGGTGTTGAAATGGAAGCTTTAACTGCAGCTTCTGCAACCGCATTAACCATTTATGACATGACAAAAGCAGTCGATAAAGGTATGATCATTGGCGAAACATATCTTGAAAGTAAATCTGGCGGTAAATCTGGAGACTATCACCGATGA
- a CDS encoding molybdenum cofactor biosynthesis protein MoaB has product MGEHKNVELNRTVKAAVLTVSDTRDFTTDKGGQCVRELLQEAQVEVTDAHYKIVKDDTTAITTQITRWLEEDIDVIITTGGTGIAQRDVTIEAVKPMLTKEIEGFGELFRYLSYAEDVGTRALLSRAIAGTVNDKLIFSIPGSTGAVKLALEKLIKPELNHLIHELTK; this is encoded by the coding sequence ATGGGTGAACATAAAAACGTAGAATTAAATCGTACTGTAAAAGCAGCAGTTTTGACAGTATCTGACACGAGAGATTTCACTACAGATAAAGGTGGTCAATGTGTACGTGAACTTTTGCAAGAAGCACAGGTTGAAGTGACAGATGCACACTATAAAATAGTCAAAGATGACACAACAGCAATTACAACACAAATTACAAGATGGTTAGAAGAAGATATAGATGTCATCATTACAACTGGCGGAACAGGTATTGCCCAAAGGGATGTAACAATTGAAGCGGTAAAACCAATGCTTACTAAAGAAATAGAAGGATTTGGAGAATTATTTAGATATTTAAGCTATGCAGAAGATGTAGGTACGCGTGCCTTATTATCGCGAGCTATTGCCGGTACAGTTAATGACAAGTTGATTTTCTCAATACCAGGGTCAACGGGTGCAGTTAAATTGGCATTAGAAAAGCTCATTAAACCAGAATTAAATCATCTGATTCATGAGCTGACAAAATAA
- a CDS encoding ThiF family adenylyltransferase, whose amino-acid sequence MSRERYSRQILFKQIGEKGQDKINHKHALIVGMGALGTHVAEGLTRAGIAKLTIVDRDYIEFSNLQRQTLFTEDDALKMMPKVVAAKKHLLDIRSDIEVEDFIAHVDYYFLESHGQRVDVIIDATDNFETRQLINDFAYKHRIPWIYGGVVQSTYTEATFIPGETPCFNCLVPQLPALNLTCDTVGVIQPAVTMTTSLQLRDAMKILTEQPIETKITYGDIWEGSHYSFGFSKMQRSNCTTCGDTPSYPYLNKNEQYYATLCGRDTVQYENTAITQDMLIQFLNDQQLNYRSNTYMVMFEFNGHRIVAFDGGRFLIHGMTRTSDAVHLMNLLFG is encoded by the coding sequence GTGAGCCGAGAACGTTATTCAAGACAAATTTTATTTAAACAAATAGGCGAAAAGGGTCAAGACAAAATTAATCATAAACATGCACTAATAGTAGGCATGGGGGCTTTAGGCACTCATGTAGCAGAAGGACTTACGAGAGCCGGTATTGCTAAATTAACAATCGTTGATAGAGATTATATTGAATTTAGTAATTTACAAAGACAAACGCTATTTACAGAAGATGATGCATTGAAAATGATGCCTAAAGTTGTTGCTGCCAAAAAGCATCTGTTAGATATTCGAAGTGATATAGAAGTTGAAGATTTTATTGCACATGTTGATTATTACTTTTTAGAGTCACATGGACAGCGTGTTGACGTTATCATTGACGCAACAGATAATTTTGAAACGCGCCAATTAATTAATGATTTTGCATATAAACATCGTATTCCTTGGATTTATGGTGGTGTAGTACAAAGTACATATACAGAAGCTACATTTATTCCTGGAGAAACGCCATGTTTCAATTGTTTAGTACCTCAATTACCGGCATTAAATTTAACATGTGATACAGTTGGCGTTATTCAACCTGCTGTGACTATGACGACGAGCTTACAGTTGAGAGATGCGATGAAAATACTTACGGAGCAACCGATTGAAACGAAAATAACTTACGGCGATATTTGGGAAGGGAGTCATTATTCATTTGGTTTCAGTAAAATGCAACGTTCAAACTGTACAACTTGTGGTGATACACCAAGTTATCCGTATTTGAATAAAAATGAGCAATATTATGCAACGTTATGTGGTAGAGATACAGTTCAATACGAAAATACAGCAATTACACAAGACATGCTCATTCAATTTTTAAATGATCAGCAATTAAATTATCGAAGTAATACGTATATGGTAATGTTTGAATTTAATGGACATCGTATTGTCGCATTTGATGGTGGAAGGTTTTTAATTCATGGTATGACACGAACATCAGATGCAGTGCATTTAATGAATTTATTATTTGGTTAA
- a CDS encoding ATP-binding cassette domain-containing protein → MLKINLKYQLKDTLIHINIDDVEPKIYAVRGPSGIGKTTILNMIAGLRNADKAIIEVNGRMLTDTENNINVKIQQRRIGYLFQDYQLFPNMTVYKNITFMAEPSEHINQLMKTLNINHLIDQYPMTLSGGEAQRVALARALSTKPDLILLDEPFSSLDDVTKDESITLVKRIFKEWHIPIIFVTHSNYEAEQMAHEIITIG, encoded by the coding sequence ATGCTTAAAATTAATTTGAAATATCAATTAAAAGATACTTTAATCCATATAAATATAGATGACGTTGAACCTAAAATATATGCAGTGCGTGGCCCGTCTGGTATCGGCAAAACAACTATTTTAAATATGATTGCAGGATTACGAAATGCAGATAAAGCAATTATTGAAGTGAATGGGCGAATGCTTACAGATACTGAAAATAATATTAACGTTAAAATACAACAACGCCGTATTGGTTATCTTTTTCAGGATTATCAACTATTTCCGAACATGACTGTTTATAAAAATATTACGTTTATGGCTGAACCATCAGAGCACATTAATCAGTTAATGAAAACATTAAACATCAATCATTTAATTGATCAATATCCTATGACATTATCTGGTGGGGAAGCACAACGTGTTGCACTTGCACGAGCGCTCAGTACCAAGCCAGATTTAATTTTATTAGATGAACCTTTTTCTAGTTTGGATGATGTTACAAAAGATGAAAGTATAACATTAGTTAAACGTATTTTTAAAGAATGGCATATACCAATTATCTTTGTGACACACTCTAATTATGAAGCGGAACAGATGGCGCATGAAATTATCACAATTGGGTAA
- the modB gene encoding molybdate ABC transporter permease subunit: MPDLTPFWISIRVAVISTIIVTILGIFISKWLYRRKGSWVKVLESFLILPIVLPPTVLGFILLIIFSPRGPIGQFFANVLHLPVVFTLTGAVIASVIVSFPLMYQHTVQGFRGIDAKMINTARTMGASETKIFLKLILPLAKRSILAGVMMSFARALGEFGATLMVAGYIPNKTNTLPLEIYFLVEQGRENEAWLWVLVLVAFSIVVISTINLLNRDKYKEVD, encoded by the coding sequence ATGCCTGACTTAACACCTTTCTGGATATCAATACGGGTTGCTGTTATTAGTACGATAATTGTAACTATTTTAGGTATATTCATATCAAAATGGCTGTATCGTCGTAAAGGTTCATGGGTTAAAGTATTGGAAAGTTTTTTGATATTACCTATTGTTTTACCGCCAACGGTATTAGGTTTTATTCTATTAATCATTTTTTCGCCAAGAGGACCAATTGGTCAATTCTTTGCTAATGTACTACATTTACCCGTAGTGTTTACTTTGACAGGTGCTGTAATTGCATCTGTCATTGTTAGTTTTCCGTTAATGTATCAACATACAGTGCAGGGTTTTAGAGGTATAGATGCCAAAATGATTAATACAGCTAGAACTATGGGAGCTAGTGAAACGAAAATTTTTCTTAAATTAATTTTACCTTTAGCTAAACGTTCTATTTTAGCAGGCGTTATGATGAGTTTTGCACGTGCATTAGGTGAATTTGGGGCTACCTTAATGGTTGCTGGATATATTCCAAATAAAACGAACACGCTACCTTTAGAAATTTATTTCTTAGTTGAACAAGGCCGTGAAAATGAAGCTTGGTTATGGGTATTAGTACTAGTTGCATTCTCTATTGTAGTCATTTCAACTATCAATTTATTGAATAGAGATAAATACAAGGAGGTCGACTAG
- the modA gene encoding molybdate ABC transporter substrate-binding protein: MKMKHIVAIIMALCLVLAGCSNSNDSKDSKKDAADNGKKQEIQIAAAASLTDVTKKLGSEFKKEHKNADIKFNYGGSGALRKQIESGAPVDVFMSANTKDVDALKDKNKAHDTYKYAKNTLVLIGDKNSNYKSVKDLKDNDKLALGEVKTVPAGKYAKQYLDNNNLFKDVENKIVYAKDVKQVLNYVEKGNAKQGFVYKTDLYKQNKKIDTVKEIQDIQLKKPITYEAGATSDNKLAKEWMEFLKSDKAKEILKEYHFAA; the protein is encoded by the coding sequence ATGAAAATGAAACATATTGTAGCTATTATTATGGCATTATGTCTAGTATTAGCCGGATGTTCAAATTCAAATGATAGTAAAGATAGTAAGAAAGATGCTGCAGACAATGGTAAAAAGCAAGAAATTCAAATTGCAGCAGCTGCAAGTTTAACAGATGTAACAAAAAAATTGGGATCGGAATTTAAGAAAGAGCATAAAAATGCTGATATTAAATTTAACTATGGTGGATCAGGGGCATTAAGAAAGCAAATCGAATCAGGGGCACCAGTTGACGTCTTCATGTCTGCAAATACTAAAGATGTAGATGCATTAAAAGATAAAAATAAAGCACATGATACATATAAATATGCGAAAAATACTTTAGTGTTAATCGGCGATAAAAATTCTAACTATAAATCAGTTAAAGATTTAAAAGATAATGACAAATTAGCTTTAGGTGAAGTGAAAACTGTACCAGCTGGTAAATACGCTAAACAATATTTAGATAATAATAATTTATTTAAAGATGTTGAAAACAAAATTGTGTATGCGAAAGATGTAAAGCAAGTATTAAACTACGTTGAAAAAGGTAATGCAAAACAAGGTTTTGTATATAAAACAGATTTATATAAACAAAACAAAAAAATTGATACTGTAAAAGAAATTCAAGATATTCAATTGAAGAAACCAATTACGTATGAAGCAGGCGCGACATCAGATAATAAATTAGCAAAAGAATGGATGGAATTCTTAAAATCTGATAAAGCTAAAGAAATTCTTAAAGAATATCACTTTGCAGCGTAA
- the fdhD gene encoding formate dehydrogenase accessory sulfurtransferase FdhD: MNKDVSLDQPVVRYEDGKLFETTDQYVTEFPLTIMVNGEEFATVICSPTNLEELVIGFLASEGAILKRAELKSIMIDDSKGFAHVELTKDLGDRFQYSTKRMIASCCGKSREFYFQNDAAIAKTSMSKITLTPQQIINMMTRLQSASYIFQETGGLHNAAISDGLSFFEHRQDIGRHNALDKLYGFCIQRHITVRDKVLIFSGRISSEILIKAAKIGVGVILSKSAPTTLAVTLANDLNITAVGFIRNGGFNIYSHPERIVESEK; this comes from the coding sequence ATGAATAAAGATGTATCTTTAGATCAACCAGTTGTTAGATACGAAGACGGAAAGTTATTTGAGACAACGGATCAATATGTGACTGAATTTCCACTTACAATTATGGTTAATGGTGAAGAATTTGCCACAGTCATATGTAGTCCAACAAATCTTGAAGAACTTGTTATTGGTTTTTTGGCTTCCGAGGGAGCGATTTTAAAAAGAGCTGAGTTGAAATCGATAATGATAGATGACAGTAAAGGTTTTGCACATGTTGAACTTACAAAAGATTTAGGAGATCGTTTTCAATATTCAACAAAACGCATGATTGCATCTTGTTGTGGGAAAAGTCGTGAATTTTATTTTCAAAATGATGCTGCAATTGCCAAAACTTCGATGTCTAAAATCACTTTAACCCCTCAACAAATTATTAATATGATGACTCGCCTTCAAAGTGCTAGCTATATTTTCCAAGAAACAGGCGGTCTTCATAATGCTGCTATTAGTGATGGCCTTTCATTTTTCGAACATCGACAAGACATTGGTAGACATAATGCTCTTGATAAACTTTATGGATTTTGTATTCAACGACATATTACTGTTCGAGATAAAGTATTGATTTTTAGTGGTCGAATTTCATCTGAGATTTTAATTAAAGCTGCGAAAATTGGTGTAGGTGTTATCTTATCCAAGTCGGCACCAACAACACTTGCGGTAACTTTAGCAAACGATCTTAATATTACTGCTGTTGGATTTATACGAAATGGTGGTTTTAATATTTATAGCCATCCAGAGCGCATAGTTGAATCTGAAAAATAA
- a CDS encoding GNAT family N-acetyltransferase, which produces MNTMNMSNIYCDGSILENNDMQTIYLTPSTPYQYTNNTWIYKKTPTQEQWLLDLKRQRQLHTEQGSNHYSFHFPENELLDPSWMSMFKKMNFQLGIMELYAIESDQLAKLPRNGEIKIAIVDEININDYLKVSYQFSLPFGTEFADAHEEMVKANYQDDAIKRLVAYLNNEPVGVVDVIESEHYIEIDAFGVLESFRNQGIGSTMQSLIGEYAMSRNHKPIILIADGEDTAKDMYVKQGYIYQSFCYQLLKEDM; this is translated from the coding sequence ATGAATACGATGAATATGTCGAATATATACTGTGATGGTAGTATTTTGGAAAATAATGATATGCAAACAATTTATTTAACGCCTTCAACTCCATATCAATATACTAATAATACTTGGATATACAAAAAGACGCCTACACAAGAGCAATGGTTACTAGATTTAAAAAGACAACGTCAATTACATACTGAGCAAGGTTCAAATCATTACTCTTTTCATTTTCCAGAAAATGAATTATTAGATCCATCTTGGATGTCTATGTTTAAAAAGATGAACTTTCAATTAGGTATTATGGAATTATATGCGATAGAAAGTGATCAACTTGCTAAATTACCACGCAATGGTGAAATTAAAATTGCAATTGTCGATGAAATAAATATCAATGATTATTTAAAAGTGTCGTATCAATTTAGTTTACCTTTTGGAACAGAATTTGCCGATGCACATGAAGAAATGGTGAAAGCAAATTATCAAGATGATGCAATTAAGCGCTTAGTTGCTTATTTAAATAATGAACCTGTTGGTGTAGTAGATGTAATTGAAAGTGAACATTATATCGAAATAGATGCGTTTGGTGTTTTAGAATCATTCAGAAATCAAGGAATTGGTTCAACAATGCAATCGTTGATAGGTGAATATGCAATGTCTAGAAATCATAAACCAATTATTTTAATTGCTGATGGTGAAGATACAGCTAAAGATATGTATGTGAAACAAGGGTATATTTATCAATCGTTTTGCTATCAACTATTAAAGGAAGATATGTAG
- a CDS encoding biotin transporter BioY — protein sequence MTTKQLVYTALMTAIIAILGLVPVIPLPFSAVPIVLQNIGIFLAGIILGRKYGTLSVIVFLLLVVAGLPLLSGGRGGIGVFAGPSAGFLLLYPVVAFMIGAVRDRFINEINFWVLFAGVFAFGVIGLDIIGTLIMGMIINIPFTKAISISIAYLPGDILKAIIASLIGVALLNHSKFRQIMGLK from the coding sequence ATGACAACGAAACAATTAGTATATACAGCTTTAATGACGGCAATAATAGCCATTTTAGGGTTGGTTCCAGTAATACCTTTACCGTTTTCAGCAGTACCAATTGTCTTGCAAAATATTGGGATTTTCTTGGCAGGTATAATTTTAGGACGCAAATATGGCACATTAAGTGTTATCGTCTTCTTATTATTAGTCGTTGCAGGTTTACCATTATTATCAGGTGGTCGCGGTGGTATTGGCGTATTCGCAGGTCCATCTGCCGGATTTTTACTATTATATCCAGTTGTAGCATTTATGATTGGTGCGGTACGCGATAGATTCATCAATGAAATCAACTTTTGGGTATTATTTGCTGGCGTTTTTGCCTTTGGTGTCATCGGTCTAGATATTATTGGGACTTTGATTATGGGAATGATTATAAATATACCTTTTACAAAGGCAATATCAATTTCAATTGCATACTTGCCGGGAGATATTTTAAAAGCAATTATCGCAAGTTTGATTGGTGTGGCTTTACTGAATCACTCAAAATTCCGTCAAATTATGGGGTTGAAATAA